Proteins encoded within one genomic window of Besnoitia besnoiti strain Bb-Ger1 chromosome II, whole genome shotgun sequence:
- a CDS encoding ankyrin repeat-containing protein (encoded by transcript BESB_036650), with protein MEEFIKPVESSSSSEELLSKEDRQVLKNKRLLEACSLNDTEKAAHLIDDGADCCYEDSKQWSPLLWASTNGNLVLVRKLLAAGAATTYLDHGYGYAAADNLTKQGSSMDTRGSRSRSPAPSDRTCRRKRYTPLHWAAFKGHLRIVWLLIKAGLSPHARDALGNTVLHQAAAGGDVATIKTILSLGVDVDAKNGRGHTAVALAGTEGSKRILEAASAATQCKATGEHFSYKVMRHMCSFTEAFFASTAVNMFWTFETAEDEAKEKPVTWCHEAMRQNQAAEARILAALDSESLEEVDAALLGTADFTVCPKLRRRILHQKSKLEAETALRQAMDIPELSGDDGFFEAIELLSAAINDGVSKECNEGVLKAARTKLRKIETELEITRLLRKPSYDNFIPSVQFINALTDVIQSAEDFGANSALLASAVETKQRVIDYL; from the exons ATGGAGGAATTCATAAAACCTGTGGAGAGCTCAAGTTCAAGCGAGGAGCTTCTTTCGAAAGAGGATCGCCAGGTCCTGAAAAACAAGCGTTTGTTGGAGGCTTGCAGTCTCAACGACACCGAGAAAGCTGCTCATCTGATTGATGATGGTGCGGACTGCTGTTACGAG GACAGCAAGCAGtggtcgccgctgctgtgGGCTTCAACAAACGGAAACTTGGTCCTCGTTAGGAAGCTGCTTGCAGCAGGGGCAGCTACGACGTACCTTGACCACGGATACGGGTACGCTGCTGCTGACAATCTAACCAAG CAGGGTTCAAGCATGGACACACGGGGGTCTCGTTCcaggtcgcctgcgccctctgATCGTACCTGCAGACGGAAGCGATACACACCCCT GCACTGGGCTGCGTTCAAAGGTCACCTGAGGATCGTTTGGCTTCTTATCAAGGCTGGTCTTTCACCACACGCAAGAGATGCTCTGGGCAACACCGTTCTGCATCAAG ctgccgcaggcggggaTGTGGCCACTATCAAAACAATACTTTCTTTGGGAGTAGACGTCGATGCGAAAAACGGGAGAGGCCATACCGCTGTGGCTCTCGCGGGA ACGGAGGGGAGTAAACGGATTTTGGAAGCGGCATCGGCTGCAACGCAGTGCAAGGCCACAGGCGAGCACTTCTCGTACAAAGTGATGCGTCATATGTGTAGCTTTACAGAAGCCTTTTTCGCGTCG ACAGCTGTGAATATGTTCTGGACCTTCGAAACTGCAGAAGATGAGGCAAAAGAGAAACCTGTGACATG GTGTCACGAGGCGATGCGCCAGAATCAAGCGGCGGAAGCTCGCATCTTGGCTGCTTTAGATAGTGAATCCCTCGAAGAGGTTGATGCA GCGTTGCTCGGAACGGCAGACTTCACCGTCTGCCCGAAATTACGAAGAAGGATCCTCCACCAAAAGTCAAagctggaggcggagacagcgctTCGGCAAGCGATGGATATTCCC GAACTTTCAGGAGACGACGGCTTTTTTGAGGCTATCGAGCTGCTCAGTGCTGCTATCAACGATGGCGTCTCCAAGGAATGCAACGAAGGCGTTTTAAAGGCCGCCCGTACTAAACTGCGAAAAATAGAAACAGAACTGGAAATTACCAGACTGCTGCGCAAGCCATCTTACGACAACTTCATTCCCAGCGTGCAATTTATCAA CGCACTCACAGACGTTATCCAGTCAGCAGAAGATTTTGGGGCGAACTCTGCACTCTTGGCGAGTGCGGTGGAGACCAAACAGCGCGTCATCGACTACTTGTAA
- a CDS encoding Prp31-15.5k-U4 Snrna Complex family protein (encoded by transcript BESB_036660) → MTADHEGDVSSKAYPLASLEVTNQILDMVQQACSYKQLRKGANEATKTLNRGTAEIVILAADAEPLEILLHLPLLCEDKNVPYVFVRSKVALGRACGVSRPVISCSITNKEGSALNPQIAELKNIIEMMLI, encoded by the exons ATGACGGCTGACCACGAGGGGGACGTGAGCTCGAAGGCGTACCCCCTGGCTTCGCTGGAGGTTACGAACCAAATTCTGGATATGGTGCAGCAGGCCTGCAGCTACAAGCAGCTGAGAAAGGGTGCTAATGAAG CCACAAAGACTCTGAACAGAGGAACTGCTGAGATTGTCATTctggcggcagacgcggagccTCTGGAAATTCTCCTGCACCTGCCTCTGCTCTGCGAAGATAAG AACGTCCCGTACGTGTTTGTCAGAAGCAAGGTCGCCCTcggacgcgcatgcggcgtctctcgacCGGTGATTTCGTGTTCCATCACCAACAAGGAAGGTTCCGCTCTGAACCCTCAGATTGCGGAGCTGAAGAACATCATTGAAATGATGCTGATTTAG
- a CDS encoding hypothetical protein (encoded by transcript BESB_036670), translated as MNAGKAQGGETAGARAATGVADGYRNELSEKQVSNGQRDETAATPTTGRKGEEDEVLRKAVKSYNNEDWLHSRSAREVRILCEYLEVEDRLRRQKVLCTFLLFGSARARSPDQWKKLMEAAQERLKDPATRADAQKEIAKLKRSEWMCTYWVKIRNLSRMLMQWLQTEEARQVSPGGEDGHIGRAAFFKGLRRLQIETDVPIRGRTRAYRVEIVSPCCGMKAFPHTLGGDVEGLSGLLGAWRSARMHHCRALWLSLRLRPLESQAVARLLRELPAPVGGSGHHYTAADVSPVTDLSEPCPVAICTGGGPGMMEAGNCGASEAGGGRSMGMGVSLPFEKGLNAFVDEGLAFEFHYFFTRKFWMVYSALGVIAAPGGLGTLDELMEVLTLKQSGKMKRDIPIVLFGKQFWKDIVSFDKLVEYGVATEKDRDQLFYTDDENEAFDYLKQFLLDDKLVLGNQYVHKSLRHVTPNAFSPGGSGGRGSDYSEAI; from the exons ATGAACGCAGGAAAAGCGCAAGGCGGTGAgactgcgggcgcgcgcgctgcgaccGGTGTGGCGGATGGTTATCGGAATGAATTGAGTGAAAAGCAAGTTTCTAACGGGCAGAGAGATGAGACAGCGGCAACCCCAACTACTGGTCggaaaggagaggaagacgaagtcCTGAGAAAAGCAGTGAAG TCGTACAACAATGAGGACTGGCTCCACAGCCGATCTGCGCGCGAGGTGCGCATTTTGTGCGAGTACTTGGAAGTCGAAGACCGCCTGAGGAGGCAGAAGGTCCTCTGCACGTTCCTTCTCTttggctctgcgcgcgcgcggagccctGACCAGTGGAAGAAGCtgatggaggcggcgcaggaacGTCTCAAAGaccccgcgacgcgcgccgacgctcaAAAGGAGATCGCAAAGTTGAAGCGCTCGGAGTGGATGTGCACCTACTGGGTGAAGATCCGGAACTTGTCACGCATGCTCATGCAGTGGCTtcagacggaggaggcgagacagGTTAGTCCGGGAGGAGAAGACGGGCACATAGGCAGGGCCGCATTTTTCAAGGGCTTGCGAAGATTACAGATTGAAACGGACGTCCCGATCCGCGGCCGGACTAGGGCGTATCGCGTGGAGATTGTCTCTCCGTGTTGTGGGATGAAGGCCTTCCCGCACACACTGGGCGGCGACGTGGAAGGTCTGAGTGGTCTGCTGGGGGCGTGGCGTAGCGCCCGGATGCATCATTGTCGTGCGCTTTGGTTGTCTTTGCGTTTACGCCCTCTGGAATCGCAGGCAgttgcgcgtcttctgcgcgagctcCCGGCGCCCGTGGGGGGTAGCGGGCATCACTACACCGCCGCAGACGTCTCTCCGGTGACGGATCTCTCAGAGCCCTGTCCTGTGGCGATCTGCACAGGCGGAGGCCCCGGGATGATGGAAGCTGGCAACTGCGGGGCGTCTGAGGCTGGCGGCGGTCGAAGCATGGGCATGGGGGTTTCGCTGCCTTTTGAGAAAGGCTTGAATGCGTTTGTCGACGAGGGCCTCGCCTTTGAGTTCCACTATTTCTTCACGCGCAAGTTCTGGATGGTCTACTCCGCACTCGGCGTCATCGCCGCGCCAGGTGGCCTTGGGACGCTCGACGAACTCATGGAGGTCTTGACGCTGAAGCAAAGCGGAAAAATGAAGAGGGACATCCCCATCGTGCTCTTTGGGAAACAGTTCTGGAAG GACATTGTGTCGTTTGACAAGCTGGTGGAGTACGGCGTTGCGACGGAGAAGGACCGCGACCAGCTTTTTTACACGGACGACGAAAACGAAGCGTTTGACTACCTGAAACAGTTTTTGCTTGACGACAAACTCGTACTCGGAAACCAGTACGTACACAAATCTCTCAGGCACGTGACTCCGAACGCATTCAGCCCGGGAGGGAGCGGAGGCCGGGGCTCTGACTACTCAGAGGCAATTTGA
- a CDS encoding hypothetical protein (encoded by transcript BESB_036680), translating into MADIAGNSSEPPSPLSAGFSEQRGGVPSLTHPSCPRQREDTESDVSPSSPCSPAHASPSSRALVPPLNTAFAVPPQPALLAASPIDSNAGRFRARPVVPQLRLGLPSASSPQAAEGAASPASSRASPSCASSGPTSDGTSPCNSPQTAAAAQAREVPPRDAQGQHTSSERQQDTWSSTSSDRCPPMSPSKRRCDESPCASPSSLRALPAPVVWWSLPLVNSPLGPQLSSRSAPQSPSFRRACLPRGEEAVSGCFPSYPRDVAAEDEPSDDADCAYTAITTAFHDQIRFLAASSPALLAAVDQVAESAVLCRLEPVAAGAGVQRTPAYLSSLRRQHALVLLTPSPQPEAFSIQNLLQTFSPGSGSQLDAGLVESLREQLASQEQRFEDLFAKDISQGELRRDLWRTQLLEMQHKSQLRKQTEKICKAVDLCASLASALSGDSLTSAGAPSPQRDRAAPPASPGTVAELCSGLLCLLREAAALGQGASAQPASNGSAPAAREDFGGFQASGLRDVPPRLGALREEGSSGARHVSSIGFPSPLRREEAGAEFPFSPSSAASRPSPPGSGLPSESSANGGLARPLNSGRQGKELSLSARMQTQQAVSRVPPLFRPGEASRMGAAGGGAGLPLSLASPARSGGGRDTGELSRRSLSSFSCSSYCSSRSNLTTHRGNNSGDEGSGPPSGRGRVSSGIPTAFLSKWKGRPAFVPRLNLTGDDSDEEEEEGDMEDAQMGAPAADAHGGGVDGAPVQEQARECSADSIHESGFEMRDAGVPQRVGQAGRLESDMRHQAAESERVCPVSTPLAGPGGARLSAREKEGNEAGLGSSDSALSSPFPAAGLSFPSALPQSPSASSAAAPSSLETRSAGEHVAVGRREHLSLGKANREKIEEAFLLQQQLAQARGTLSGHQGAAECPSASGGPLGAGQGSVGVSPPLPSLQPLDVDLDSTGAGPCVSEEDEKQVSVLVSSSSESFEGADGGSRFGFSVAVSSTERSCGAGLSGGPTSSTCNADNDRRNLFGSRQNIALNPSSGSLAPARGVTLFAAPGHEAAQASPRGERQQGGQEKGRGAGGNEKAEGSRRGQPLIPRLALGETSARAREPARRGEGAETRGVPPRVEGQPGDAPVSSHAETRLPAEETGNPPGGAEDRDAAMGELASDRREVPVPQTQGESCDPLSPVLSAAASRTWRPKLPPLTPTAGRGSLSSGTGGSARRPRRDRRGSAARNSTETPRSPSVSVSSSSVSSPSVAEIRRAFENRQVWSGSSGGAPPTPVPSPGRARLPAGSPGFRGVDSKTPRSGCSSARSRGCSLSFSLEGGSFPGRAPSSWPSGADLTADEGVPKPQGGLEPNVVAPRGSGRPRAVPRLVGLGGGDDSRRQRLPSSPGGGLAEEIVPAFSRTSLFPSPHSHAGGDKRNGSRVTDYRGRRADSGADPACDDQGEGPLEGRRALSPRSDFSGAGGPHSRPSSRGSRGGARRGKGGRGPYPDSPCSREGRLSSSRGSYSPPSSPSALFQSQSQQPRQGAGQTSQRSGGRGGRRAGGARAASTSPSSAQSGQAPPVGDGSRSQRGEDTSAGNASTPLAFPARVVLIYEDWSGSATSHSVSGEHALRDAHQQSEELRCLGVDPTLVLPRRTAGVPPDAKHPNFPHVLDLDFASGDAEGFVGAADLMAEAAKLAQRREEPSERKPVSLASCGLTGERAGKSVEGASVSPLESGKPPRVPRLLLPALSTGGGPCDPKRPPLAQWDERLPAGGCGEEGGALDHAPWLLDGDTTAEEESARASSQPSVHEDGRVVDPLQAVSAVAVGAEKNRPQPPAVDNTAAAGPASLRSLAVDVSDFILSVGFEARAGAEGGCDREESLDGLLTTTAPGAMVDGSSFDNLVSESASPVSAPLVWHAPEAGAQVWKTPGVRATKREKEGLEKGEDSGKHPGPSGVPNDQPAREGEPQPRLPQESKLAERTNLPQQRTDSSLTTVHEGRQQVASTEETARGLVGPGVGGVSPGTPQDRAWEEPPSSGRQVAVEAEGAQTEAQRFRATAASVGLVPNRVEESNARGVSSAALLSALLNPLFSPLPADLRLLLSSGSESSSGISTAVASESASLSFPLPGDYSGEGTAPSVYAVPTLSSEQAPAPVSAFAAFSAALARDQSRGGAPVPSLVTGQPPLQATPPPPVSGPFQSATVAVRLGSAGEVPRHVYHLQGGGAAQAVCADGGVGRRQRLPVVEDPLLRGARLWQLQAPAQRPQMSRPPSSRGPQMSVSAERGGAQPSREASNPLAGSGARWELLCVRGPLAAPAGAQGPVRALRGAPRPVQSPLATHTPAELGHAASPPHVFHVAPQQLVQTLQQPQPPARAPRAHVSTAGGSVADLAPRSDLVGHMLPPSLGLPAPREGTQPRGLAASAVASGADAHVRHSAVLAQVSQSHVFPQMRTQRALHHQQGPAAPTHISQRGRQATLAPHQGGLRERKGGGEGATGPRVP; encoded by the coding sequence ATGGCGGATATCGCCGGAAACTCGTCggagccgccgtcgccgctttcTGCGGGATTCTCGGAACAGCGCGGAGGGGTGCCTTCTCTCACGCATCCAAGTTGCCctcgacagagagaagacactGAGAGCGAcgtgtctccttcttcccccTGCTCACCGGCGCacgcttcgccctcctcgcgcgccctcgtgcCGCCGCTGAATACAGCCTTCGCCGTGCCTCCTCAACCTGcgctgctcgctgcctcgcccaTCGACAGCAACGCAGGGCGCTTTCGGGCGCGGCCTGTCGTCCCCCAGCTCCGACTGGGGCTCCCGAGTGCTTCTTCGCcccaggcggcggaaggcgccgcgtcccctgcgagctcgcgcgcctcgccgtcctgcgcctccagcggtCCGACTAGCGACGGCACGTCTCCCTGCAACTCCCCgcagacggccgccgccgcgcaggcgcgtgaggTGCCCCCGAGGGACGCTCAGGGGCAGCACACGAGCAGCGAGCGGCAACAAGACACCTGGTCTTCGACGTCCTCTGATCGCTGCCCGCCGATGTCGCCTTCCAAGCGAAGGTGCGACGAGAGTCCGTGCGCatcgccgtcgtctctgaGGGCGCTTCCCGCCCCAGTGGTGTGGTGGAGTCTCCCTCTGGTGAACTCGCCCTTGGGCCCCCAGCTCTCgagtcgctctgcgccgcagagtcCGTCCTTCCGTCGCGcctgtctgccgcgcgggGAAGAGGCCGTTTCGGGTTGCTTTCCCTCGTATCcgcgcgacgtcgccgcagaagacgagcccagcgacgacgcagactgCGCCTACACAGCGATCACGACAGCTTTCCACGACCAAATAAGGTTCTtggcggcttcctcgcctgcgcttctTGCGGCCGTAGACCAAGTCGCAGAATCCGCGGTGCTTTGCCGGTTAGAGCCTGTCGCTGCAGGAGCTGGCGTCCAGCGCACGCCCGCGTACctttcgtctctccgccgtcaGCACGCACTTGTTCTCCTCACGCCTTCGCCCCAACCCGAGGCCTTCTCAATTCAGAATCTGCTTCAGACCTTTTCACCGGGTTCTGGTTCACAGCTCGACGCAGGACTGGTGGAGAGTCTGAGAGAGCAACTGGCGTCTCAGGAGCAGCGCTTTGAGGACTTGTTCGCCAAAGACATCTCTCAGGGGGAGCTGCGGCGAGATCTGTGGCGCACCCAGCTCCTCGAGATGCAGCACAAGAGCCAGCTCCGGAAGCAGACGGAGAAAATCTGCAAAGCTGTAGACCTCTGTGCGTCGCTGGCTTCTGCGCTCTCCGGGGATTCCTTGActtccgctggcgcgccCAGTCCACAGAGGGAcagagcagcgcctccggccTCACCGGGCACTGTTGCTGAGCTCTGTTCtggccttctctgtctccttcgagAAGCGGCTGCCCTGGGGCAAGGAGCCAGCGCCCAACCCGCGAGTAACGGCAGCGCTCCGGCGGCCAGGGAGGACTTCGGAGGCTTCCAGGCCTCTGGGCTGCGGGacgtgccgccgcgcctgggcgccttgagagaggagggaagcagcggcgcacgCCACGTCTCTTCAATCGGTTTCCCGTCGCCTTTGCGTCGCGAGGAAGCCGGCGCAGAgtttcccttctcgccgtcgtccgcagCTTCTCGTCCGTCGCCCCCAGGATCGGGGCTGCCGAGCGAGTCGTCTGCGAACGGGGGCTTGGCTCGGCCGCTGAACAGCGGGCGACAGGGGAAAGAACTGAGTCTGagcgcacgcatgcagacgcagcaggcggtgTCGCGCGTCCCGCCGCTCTTCCGTCCGGGGGAGGCCTCTCGAAtgggcgcagctggcggaggcgccggcctgCCACTGAGCCTCGCGAGCCCCGCACGCAGTGGGGGGGGTCGCGACACGGGGGAACTGAGTCGCCGCAGCTTGAGCAGtttcagctgcagcagctacTGCAGCAGCCGAAGCAACCTCACGACGCACCGAGGCAAcaacagcggcgacgagggctcTGGTCCGCCCTCTGGAAGGGGCCGCGTGTCCTCGGGGATCCCCACTGCGTTTCTGTCCAAATGGAAAGGCCGGCCTGCCTTCGTGCCGCGCCTGAATTTGACTGGTGACGATAgcgatgaagaggaggaggaaggggacatggaagacgcgcagatgggtgcgcctgcggcagacgcacacgGCGGAGGGGTCGACGGCGCGCCCGTGCAGGAACAGGCGCGCGAATGCAGTGCGGATTCGATTCACGAGTCGGGCTTTGAGATGAGAGATGCAGGAGTGCCTCAGAGGGTCGGGCAAGCAGGGCGGCTTGAAAGCGACATGCGGCACCAAGCTGCTGAAAGCGAGCGAGTCTGCCCGGTGTCGACGCCTCTCGCTGGCCCCGGGGGAGCCCGCCTGAGTGCACGGGAAAAGGAAGGAAACGAGGCTGGTCTGGGCTCTTCGGACtcggcgctctcttcgccgttcCCGGCTGCCGGCCTCTCTTTTCCTTCCGCTCTTCCGCAGTctccgtctgcctcttctgcagcggcgccttcttcgctggAAACGAGGTCAGCAGGCGAGCATGTCGCTGTGGGCCGCCGCGAGCATCTAAGCTTGGGGAAGGCGAACCGGGAGAAGATCGAGGAGGCATTCcttcttcagcagcagctcgctcAGGCGAGGGGCACTCTCTCGGGGCATCAAGGCGCTGCTGAGTGCCCGTCTGCCTCTGGAGGACCTCTCGGCGCAGGGCAGGGTTCTGTTGgtgtgtctcctccgctgccgtcCCTCCAGCCGCTCGACGTCGATTTAGATTCCACGGGGGCTGGTCCATGCGTGAGCGAGGAAGATGAAAAGCAGGTGAGCGTTTTGGTTTCTTCATCCAGCGAGAGTTTCGAAGGTGCGGATGGTGGGAGTCGATTCGGTTtcagcgtcgccgtctcttcCACAGagcggagctgcggcgcgggccttTCCGGAGGCCCGACCAGCAGCACCTGCAACGCAGACAACGACCGCAGGAATCTTTTTGGCAGCCGACAAAACATCGCCCTGAATCCCTCCAgcggctctctcgctccGGCGAGGGGGGTCACGCTCTTCGCAGCCCCCGGGCacgaggctgcgcaggcgagccctcgaggagagcgacagcaAGGGGGACAAGagaaaggcagaggcgcgggaggaaacgagaaggcggaagggAGCCGACGCGGCCAGCCTCTGATTCCTCGCCTGGCTTTAGGAGAGACTTCCGCCCGAGCGAGGGAGCCAGCACGACGAggggaaggcgcggagacccGAGGCGTGCCCCCCCGCGTGGAAGGGCAGCCCGGGGATGCGCCCGTCTCGTCTCACGCGGAAACCCGGCTgcctgcagaagaaacgGGGAACCCGCCGGGAGGAGCGGAGGATCGAGACGCTGCCATGGGCGAACTCGCGAGTGACCGCCGGGAGGTCCCAGTGCCTCAGACTCAGGGAGAGTCGTGTGATCCTCTTTCTCCGGTgctgtctgcggcagcgagtcGGACGTGGCGGCCCAAACTGCCGCCTCTCACCCCAACAGCCGGGAGGGGTTCATTGTCTTCCGGCACTGGGGGGTCCGCACGCAGGCCTCGAAGAGACCGGCGGGGGAGCGCCGCACGAAACAGCACAGAAACGCCCAGGtcgccctctgtctccgtgtcgtcttcttcggtcTCGTCGCCATCGGTCGCAGAGATACGTAGGGCCTTCGAAAACCGGCAAGTGTGGAGCGGCTCGTCTGGTGGGGCGCCACCCACTCCTGTGCCCTCTCCAGGCCGAGCCCGACTCCCTGCAGGCTCGCCAGGCTTTCGGGGGGTGGACTCCAAGACCCCGCGCAGTGGCTGCTCTTCTGCGCGATCTCGGGGCTGCTCCTTGTCCTTTTCTCTCGAGGGGGGAAGCTTCCCCGGGCGTGCCCCCTCGTCCTGGCCCTCGGGGGCCGATTTGACCGCCGACGAGGGTGTCCCCAAGCCGCAGGGTGGGCTGGAGCCCAACGTGGTCGCGCCCAGGGGTAGCGGGCGCCCGCGTGCAGTGCCCCGACTGGTGGGTCtgggaggaggagacgactCGAGGCGGCAAAGGCTGCCCTCGTCTCCCGGCGGCGGACTCGCGGAGGAGATCGTCCCCGCGTTCTCGCGCACCTCGCTTTTCCCGTCTCCACACTCCCACGCCGGTGGCGACAAGCGCAACGGGAGTCGCGTGACCGATTACAGGGGGAGAAGAGCGGACTCAGGAGCGGACCCGGCCTGCGACGATCAGGGCGAAGGGCCTTTGGAAGGACGGCGAGCGTTGTCGCCCAGGTCTGATTTTTccggcgcaggaggccccCACAGTCGCCCGAGCAGTCGAGGCAGTCGCGGGGGAGCCcggagggggaagggggggcgggggccgTACCCTGATTCGCCTTGTTCTCGAGAAGGGCgactctcctcttcgcgagGCTCCTACTCCCCGCCTTCCAGCCCTTCGGCGTTGTTCCAGAGTCAGtctcagcagccgcgccaaGGCGCGGGCCAGACCagccagcgcagcggcggacgcgggggGCGCAGGGCTGGAGGGGCGAGAGCCGCCTCCacgtcgccctcgagcgcgcAGTCGggacaggcgccgccggttggggacggcagccgcagtcagcgaggagaggacaCAAGCGCCGGCAACGCGAGCACTCCACTGGCTTTCCCGGCGCGTGTGGTCCTCATCTACGAGGACTGGTCGGGCTCGGCGACTTCTCACTCCGTCAGTGGTGAGCATGCCCTCCGCGACGCACACCAGCAAAGTGAAGAGCTGCGCTGCCTGGGCGTCGATCCGACGCTAGTTTTGCCGCGCCGCACCGCGGGTGTACCCCCGGACGCGAAGCACCCCAATTTCCCGCACGTTCTTGACCTCGATTTCGCCAGCGGTGACGCCGAGGGCTTTGTCGGGGCGGCAGACCTGAtggcagaggcggcgaagctcgcgcagcgccgagaggaGCCCTCAGAGAGAAAGCCAGTGTCTCTTGCGTCTTGTGGCCTcacaggcgagcgcgccgggaAGTCTGTGGAAGGCGCGTCTGTGTCTCCATTGGAGTCTGGCAAACCTCCGCGCgtgccgcggcttctgcttcCCGCCCTCTCCACAGGGGGGGGCCCTTGCGACCcgaagcggccgccgctcgcgcagtGGGATGAGCGGTTGcctgctggcggctgcggtgAGGAGGGCGGGGCGCTGGACCATGCCCCGTGGCTGCTGGACGGCGACACaacggcggaggaagaaagcgcACGCGCTTCCTCTCAGCCGAGTGTGCACGAAgacggccgcgtcgtcgacCCTCTTCAGGCGGTGTCTGCTGTCGCTGTGGGTGCTGAGAAGAACCGGCCTCAACCGCCGGCTGTAGACAAcactgccgcggcggggccTGCGAGTCTCCGGTCTTTGGCCGTCGACGTGAGCGACTTTATCCTCTCTGTGGGTttcgaggcccgcgcgggaGCCGAGGGGGGCTGCGACCGGGAAGAGTCGCTCGACGGCCTCCTCACCACGACTGCGCCGGGCGCTATGGTTGATGGTTCAAGCTTCGATAACCTGGTTTCCGAGTCggcctctcctgtctccgcgccccttGTGTGGCACGCTCCAGAGGCTGGCGCTCAGGTCTGGAAAACGCCTGGCGTccgagcgacgaagagagaaaaagaagggtTGGAGAAGGGAGAAGATAGTGGGAAGCATCCGGGGCCCTCTGGAGTCCCGAACGACCAGCCGGCACGAGAAGGGGAACCccagccgcgtctgcctcaggAATCAAAACTAGCCGAGCGAACCAACTTACCGCAACAGCGAACTGATTCTTCGCTAACGACTGTCCACGAAGGACGACAGCAGGTGGCTAGCACGGAAGAGACTGCGAGGGGATTGGTGGGGCCAGGCGTCGGAGGTGTCTCTCCCGGGACTCCGCAGGATCGCGCATGGGAGGAGCCTCCTTCATCAGGTCGGCAGGTTGCCGTCGAGGCCGAGGGAGCCCaaacggaggcgcagagattTCGCGCGACCGCAGCTTCTGTGGGGCTCGTGCCCAATCGAGTGGAGGAATCGAACGCCCGAGGAGTCTCGTCGGCAGCTCTGCTCTCAGCTCTGCTCAATCCGTTATTCAGCCCGCTTCCCGCGGATCTGCGCCTCTTGCtctccagcggcagcgagtcCAGCAGTGGGATTAGCACAGCGGTGGCTTCAGAGTCGGCGAGTctctcgtttcctctccCGGGCGACTACTCTGGAGAAGGCACCGCCCCGTCTGTCTACGCCGTTCCCACTCTCTCCTCTGAgcaagcgccggcgcccgtctccgcctttGCCGCGTTCTCAGCGGCCCTTGCGCGAGATCAGAGTCGCGGTGGCGCCCCCGTCCCCTCTTTGGTTACGGGCCAGCCGCCCCTTCAGGCGACCCCGCCCCCTCCTGTCTCCGGGCCTTTCCAGTCGGCGACCGTCGCTGTACGGCTCGGGTCGGCTGGCGAGGTCCCACGCCATGTGTATCATCTGCagggtggcggcgcggcgcaagcTGTCTGCGCAGATGGGGGCGTTggaaggaggcagcgcctTCCCGTCGTCGAGGACCCGCTCCTTCGAGGCGCCCGTCTTTGGCAACTTCAAGCtccagcgcagcggccgcagatgtcgcggccgcccagCAGCAGGGGACCGCAGATGTCTGTGTCggccgagcgaggcggcgcgcagccctcGCGGGAGGCTTCGAACCCTCTCGCAGGCTCAGGCGCGCGGTGGGAGCTCTTGTGCGTGCGCGGGCCCCTGGCGGcacccgcgggcgcgcagggcCCCGTGAGGGCACTTCGGGGGGCGCCCAGACCCGTtcagtctcctctcgccACGCATACGCCAGCAGAGCTCGGTCATGCCGCCTCACCGCCTCACGTCTTCCACGTGGCTCCCCAGCAACTTGTAcagactctgcagcagccacaGCCGCCCGCACGCGCCCCGAGAGCGCATGTGAGCACGGCCGGCGGCTCGGTAGCGGACTTAGCGCCCAGAAGTGACCTCGTGGGCCATATGCTGCCCCCCTCGCTGGGGCTTCCCGCCCCCCGGGAGGGGACGCAGCCGAGGGGGttggcggcctcggcggtcgccagcggcgcagatGCACACGTGCGCCACAGCGCCGTGCTGGCTCAAGTGTCGCAGAGCCACGTTTTTCCGCAGATGAGAACTCAGCGGGCGCTGCATCACCAGCaggggccggcggcgccgacgcacaTCTCTCAGCGGGGGAGGCAAGCCACTTTGGCGCCGCACCAGGGGGGACTGCGGGAAAGaaagggaggaggcgagggcgcgacgggGCCGCGGGTGCCTTAG